tatatatataggaaaaaaattaaaaaattaaaaaattaaaaaaaaaaaaaagcgtGTGTGAGctgataatattattgttatgaACACTATTTTagtagtttttaaaaaacgatatgttaattttttactattGTTGGTGaacataaaataataataaaaaaaaaaaaactataaatatcattaaattaattattaatattattattttttaaatacattatttttttattattatttttttttttataatatcaaACGGATATGATTTATGTGGTAAAATTATGTGTTTGAGTGTGGTATCATCAATTATTGGAAGAAGAGtttcattcaaaaaaaaaaaaaaaaaaaaaaaacaagaaaaccAACAATAACGAAAAATATTATCTATTatggaaaaattaaaataaactaaTACTATAATTTCTAATTTCACATTGAACATTAccttatatatatatatatgtgtgtTGAATTTTTGGTGTTATGGTAATAATCGTggttatttatatttatataaacatATATGTcgattaataattttatttatttattttttaatttctttttttttatttttttttttttttttaatttatcatatCTTAATTTACcaatgggaaaaaaaaaaaaaaaaaaaaaaaaaaaaaaaaaaaaaaaaaaaaaaaaaaaaaaaaatttcataaacttttataaaaaaattaaaaatgtgtAAACCACACATTCTATTGCCCAGTTggtatgtgtgtgtgtgtgtgacacatatcaaaaaaaaaaaaaaaaaaaaaaaaaaaaaaaaaaaaaaaaaaaaaaaaaaaaaaaaaaaaccaaattggAACAATAGTGTGTTTACTCTATCGATCAGTAAACCGAATTATAActataaaatttcatttattttaattaaaattccatattaaatttattttttactctCTCCATTATTACCTTTACACATTTCTTTTCCATGCCATTTATATTACACTTCACAATTTATTGTCATTATCATCAGattaaatttacattttgAAACGATTTTGATCAATCACATATTTGTGTTTTTAtcgtgaaaaaaaaaaaaaaaaataaaaaaataaaaaaaaaaaaaaaaagaaagattttGAAACCCACAAAACATTGATTCGAAAATAcctaaattaaattttattttttttttattatttttttttttttattttttttttatttttttttctaaacactGACAATAAGACCTTCAAAAGAAgtgattaaataaaaaaaataattatttgaataaaaaataaaaaaaaaaaagaaaaaaaaaaattttaaaaataattgccaaagttttatttgaaaaaaaaattaatcaaaaaaaaaataaaaaaaataaaaaaaataaaaaaaatttttttaaaaaaaaaaataaaaaaaaataaaaaaaaaaaaataaataaaacaccaaacacaataaacaataaacagCACATGGAGATATTAACAACAATTGAAAGAagtaaattatatatatatatttattgctcaataataataaaaaaaaaaataatctaacctaattttttttttttttttttttttaataaatagaaaatatagatatttttttaggACAAAAgaatgaagatgaaaattatttacaaagaaTTGAAGTAAAAGGAAAGAAACCAAGAAAATTATTCTTTATCATTGGAAATAAtagaattttcttttttaaagttggtggtaaaattgaaacagatcatcattttttagatattttagaattaaaatatgATGGTATAAAAGAagtaagttttatttatttatttatttatttatttgtttaatttatttgttttttgtttaataaattaattttttttatttttttttatttttatttttagataacattaaaatttaaaaatgataatggtaaAGAACCATTAATATTTGGAGTTGAAACAGATGCAGATGCATCAGAGATTGTTTTGgcaattgattatttatttacattgAATTTTCCAGGTATGCAATCAAATAGATTAAAGATTACAGTACCAGAACCAAAGAGAACCGAAATTTATAGTTCACCAAATGCATTGATACCAGATATGGGAGCATGTGGAGGATTCACTTTAACTTATTTCTCAATGTGTGATCATATGAACATTCAACCAATTAGTGAAGTATCTTGGcatattgaaaatgttatCTCTGGTACATTAATAAGAGAATTCGATTatggtttcttttttaaaaaagaaagaatcaTCACTGCTGACGCAAGACCAATCATGGCagcattatcaattaatccttattttaattcattttcaattaaagatattaaattatcaagtgAATGGTAATcatcattataataataataataatgataattaataatatatatatatatatatatatattaatatttatttattttattttatatagtattttttcaataattggtttaattaatcaaaatttatattttacaaaattagTATTAAATGGTATTGGATTAGATAGATCAACAACAGAGAAATTAATTGAGGcatttaatagtaataaaatgaTACCATTGAGAGAATTAGATCttggtaataattcaattgagGATAAGGGTATGATGGTTTTGGGTGAATATTTAAAGGTTACACCATATGAATTGAAAAGtttaatattgaataatTGTTCAGCCGGTAAGAATTCAATGACAGTGATTGGTGAAGCAGTttctaataatgaaaatattttaaagaatttaaagtaTTTGGATGTCAGTGGTAATAGATTAGAGAATGATGggtcatcatcattttcaaagcTATTGGAGAGATCAAAAGTGTTGTctacttttttaattggtaataGTAATCCACAGTTTCATCAACTTTCAAAGGTTTGTATATCGTTGACTAAATTTGATAACTCTGGTAATAGAATCACGAGAAAGGATAACATTCACAGAGATATGGTTAGCTTTTTAAATCATTCCATCTATCTATCGAGTTTGAATCTATCAAAATGTCAAATTCCAGTGGAGGCAGTCGCCGATATCTTTGGCGAGGGTAACCTAATCAAATTGGAGACTTTGAACATCTCTGACAACGATTTGGGCGACGAGGGCATAACGATCCTCTGTGATTTCATGGCAAACCATCAAAGTATTCGTAATTTAGATCTTAGTGGTAACTTTTCAAAGAGAACTAAAGCTAGACAAACCGCTATAGAATCCATTGTTAATATGTtggaaaagaaatcaaagacTCACAATTCCATACGttctttgattttaaacAGTGGTTACACCGGTGGCGGTAGTAGCAGTAGACAGTTGAAGGGCGATCTATTGCCAATCGTATGCTCGGTGTTCTACAATGGCTCTTTGAAGGAGTTGGATATCAGTGGTCATTCAAGTGGCGATATTTTAGCAGCTGCAATTGGTAAACTCTTGCAATGTAACACTGGTTTGGAAACTCTCTATTTCGATGATAACTCTATTAGTAGTCGTGGTTTgactttaattaaatttggtttaCAAAGAAATACAACAATCACtcaattaccattaccaattAAAGATATTGCTGCCTCTTTGAAAAGTGATGCAACTCCATTGAATCTTCAAAAGTTAACAGAggtttcaaatgaaattcaaCAAACTATCCTAGACaattatacaaataaaattcaagGTACAACTCtaacaaataattcaattaaaactcAATCACTCTCTAGATCAAGAGCAAATTCAACTCCATTAGTAATTGatacaaaatcaacaattgcAACTTGTGCTggtttaaattcttttatttcaattgatattgataatacaATTGAACCATTagcaaatttaattgttaattAAGATTTATCTCTTTTAtccaagaaaaaaaaaaaaaaaaaaaaaaaaaaaaaaaatattatttatttatttattgtttatttttcttcttttttttctttatttttcttttttttttttttttatttaaaaaaaaaaaacatggaaaataaaataaaataaaataaaaaataaaaaaattgtacttgtataaaaaaaaaaaaataaaaaaaaaaaataaccgaATTtcttaaaatctttaataattaataaggGGAGacgaaaataaaaaataaaagttaaaaaaaaaaaaaaaataaaattacttttcacCACTTTAATgctatttaaatttttataaaaatcctACTATAAccttaataataaataaaaaaacaaaaaaattgttcttgtataaaaataactaaatatctttttctagatttttttttaaaaaaaaaaaaaaaaaaactatatatTTTGTCGATTTCTTTATTgggaatttgaaaaaaaaaaaaaaaaaaaataaaatatttttaaaaaaacttttgttgaaaaaaaaaaaaaaaaaaaaaaaaaaaaaaaacattcatACACACCTCCTACTCACACACATATTCACACAGAAGAAAAACATTGAAATAAAAGTGATATAGGAGAGAgagataaaaaattaaataatataaataaaatatataatataatatatataaaacaataaatgaaattaaaaccaaatgATATTTATATACCTTTAAACTCaatacaatttaaaattcatCACAACGacattaatataaaatatgaTACTGAAGaagataacaataataacaataacaacaacaacaacaacaggtatatagatgataatgaaaaaatgaaaataagtgaagatgaatcaattttcaaatctattaataatgataataaaaatcaacaaaatgataatataataaatagttTCAATAGAGGTagtaattcatttttatttaatataataaatttttataaatcacCAAGATTTCTATCAGGTGGTGCTGTTTTATTATAtggtaaattatcattattattatcatcatcatcatcattattattattcttttatttttttatttttttttatttttttactaatcGATTTCAATGATTATAGGTTCAGTTAGTTTATGTCAgacaatatttaataaaaaagtaatgaCTACATATGATTTTAGTgcttcaaattttttattattcaatcaAATGGTTGTAACAATTGTAATATTacatattttaaaacattttaatattttaaaaataaatacaaattttgaaaaagaaacaattaaaaaagtatgtaaaaaaaaaaaaatatatattatagtaagagagagagagatttttactaattttctctctttttttattattattattagcttATGCCATTATCATTTTGTTATATAATTAATGTTTTGTTAGGATTGGAttcattaaaacaattaaatatacCAATGTATAGTGCATTGAAAAGATTAGTAGCAGTAGTAATTTTGGTAATGGagtatttcattttaaaaaaggtttCTCCTCCAAAAATTATAGCATCAGTTGTTGTTATGGTAATTGGAGCAGTGGTTGCTGGGATCACtgatttatcttttaattcctTAGGTTATAGTTTAGTTTTATTAAGTTGTATATTTCAAGTAtgtatattataataatagtaatagtaataatatttattaatctttttttttttttttttttttttttttttttgtataggcatcatatttaatttatgttAAAAAAGTTGCAAGTAATATGTCAACATATGATATGTTATATTATAATAGTGTTTTATCATTACCTataacaatatttttaatgatagtGAACCAAGAGattgaatattttcaaaCTTTTGAACATTTATATGATAGTTCATTTCAAGCTTATTTCATCCTAAGTATATTTTTAGGATTTTTCTTAAATTTTTGTATCTTTTTCTGCACATCAGTAAATTCACCTTTGACCACAAGCGTAACTGGTCAAGTTAAAAATATAGCTTCAACAATCATTGGTGCTATGGTTTTCAATGATATTATCATTCATCCAATTAATATACTCggtttaataattaatattattggtaGTATTTggtattcatttttaaaattaacttCAAAATAAACAGGGTttatacacacacacacatatatatatatatatatatatatatatatattaaataaattaataaataaataaataatatattattatttacaaatataaaaaaaaaaaaaatattaatttataccaggtttaaaaaaaaagattttttttttatttttattttatttttatttttatttttattaatttcactttttttttttttttttaccactgttttgttttttttaatttaatttaatatccttaaaaaaaaaaaaaaaaaaaaaaaaaaacaatgaataataataataattttgaaaataaattttggaaagtttttagaaataaatatttaaattataaaattttttattttatttataatggGGATGAATGGTGGAGTCAATGTAAAGAATATAGAGATATTAATTGTATAACTAGTAAAGTTAGGTTTAAACATattcaatcatttaaatgGATGATTGAAAAAAGgttatttcaattattaatttgtaaattaaatgcaaatgaattaatttcatttgataatgattcaatttcaaattttataaatttactaTATCAAGAagaaacaaataaacaaaataactttttacCTGAATTTactcaaataataaatttattattactaaaaaaGGAAtataaacaacaattatctgaccaaaattttaaaaaaataaaacaattccaagaattaaatagtttttgttcaacaaatttaaaagaaaataataataataataataataataataataataataataaccatttaaataataatagtaattatgataataataataataataatattaataataataaccatttaaataataacaataatgataataataataatttaaatttagaagaaattataataaatgaaaaaatgaaattattattattaaaatataataattgtaaagaatttaatcatgaaatttgtaaattatttttatcaagtGTTAtggataatttaaaattattaaaagaatttttaaaaaatgattataattttcacctttttaatacaaaaagatttaaatatgaattatataaaaataaatttatattgtataatagtgaaaaagaaattcctTTTacagataatttaattaataaaaatattcaattaccattaatgataaatttattagaattttggattgaaaaattaaatgaaaaacaaccacaacatttaaaaatatgtgaaatttttataaattattattttcaaagtaTAATTGGTTCAAAAATGGTATCTTTAAATCaactaatttattattatcataaattattattattattaaaaattcatagAATTGAAATCGACCATACTTTATATCACTCATTTCATTATCttagaattaaatcaattttatttataaaatatatctTTTCAAGACcatacatttttaaaatattttatccagaaagttttaaaaattgtgttaatttagaatattttttaactgaaaataataataataataattttaataatgaaagtaGTTTATATTCCCATTTAAGGGATAAACCAAATGGATATGATAttagaaaattattaaaatcaaataaattcacatttaatttcataatttatacaaataatgatgaattatttaaaatattaagaAATGATATATCGATTGAACCTTCAAATTTGATGATATCCTATGGTGAAAAAGATTATAAAGAATTTTCATACTTTTcagatttaaaatattatttagaaattaatagaattgatttgtttttatatcatttaaaaaggTTACctcaatataatttaaaacctttatatttattaccaccaagattaaaatcaaatattaccactaccaccaccaattcaATATATGATTTGTTATTATATGGtgatgaatatttaaaatatcataaaCAAtgggataataataatgataataataataataataacaatgataataataataataatgatgatgatgatgatggtggtgataatggaattaatataataacaatgatagttttaaaaatggaattAGATGAAATTGATATGGTGATTGAAAtttgtggtggtgatgatgctatcaaaataaaattatgtaataaaatatttcaattatcaatttttgtaTCTAGAATTGATATAGTTTTCcatatgattaaaaaatataaaataaaaacatcaCTTTCCCAAAAATTTTGGAATTTATTATCTTGCAAAAATAGAATAGTTCAATATTctgattataatttattaaagaaattattactaaaaatagaaaataattaaaaataattaaaatttcaaataaaaaataaaaaaataaaaaaataaaaaataaattaaaaataaaaaataattattaaaaacctatttttaataattaattattaaaaattcaaaattcaaataaaaaattctaaaaaaaaaaaaataaaaaaataaatatttaaaaatatacaataataaaaataatcacaacggactaaaaaaaaaaaaataaaaataaaaaaaaaaataaataatttctaaaaatataatagtgggttatcaattttaaaatcttaaaTTTTAAGATACAAAATTGGGTGGTGTActcttttgaaatttaatatataatatataaataaatcactttcaaaatggaaataaaaaaataaataaataaataaaaaataaataaaaattattgttgAATCACACTCACTATAAAACATTGGggttaaaatcaaaaacctttttttaatatttgtttttttttttttttttttttttttttttttttttttttttttttttttttttacatagaaatttaattattatttagtggTTATAATTATGAAAAACATAGATATATTACAAAATAAgggaaaatgaagaaaatgtatatataaaaaaattctaattttaaaaattcaaaattcgcaaagaatttattttttttttttttattttttgaatttttttcattttaatttttttttttttttttttgatcctaattttaaaattttaaaattaaaaaaaaaaaaaatataataataaaaaaaaataaaaataaaaataaaaacatcaACCCATCATCTCACTCATCTAAAAATGCATTCATATATAAAGTGATTCTTTATTTGGTATTTTCTCATTTTTTGTGATTAATATTGagattgataaaaaaaaaaaatattatttatagaaaATTTCTAATTATCAGCTTCAAATCCATTTTCACacacaatatttttttatttttattattattgttatttttttttattttttatttttttttttttaaaaaattaataaatctttttttttcatgtttttttttttttttctataaaaaaaataataatcatacaTCAATATTCACATATatctaacttttttttatttccttttgaaaaaaaaataaataaaaaaaaaaaataaaaaaaaaataaaaaaataaaaaaataaaaataaaaaaataaaaaaaaaacagaatacatttttttttttatttagatatcaatttcaaataatttgttttttatttattaatattttttttttttttttaaccaccataatcaaaaaaaaaaaaaaaaaaaaaaaaaaaaaaggtaaaaaaaaaaaaaggtaaaaaaaaaaaggtaaaaaaaaaaaaaaaaaaaaaaaaaaaaaaaaatctggtaaaaaaaaaaaaaaagaaaaaaaaaaaaccaagaaaaaaataaaaataataataactataaaaataaactaaaaataaactaaaaaaataaaaaaaataaaaaaaataaaaaatggatattttatctttattaaataatgacaATGAAAACGATAGTTTTGATTTTccatatataaaaaataataataataataataaaaataataataaaaatgataataataataataataataataataaaaatgattgtgatgaaatttataataatattattaataataataataataaaaatggtgaaTATGAACAtgaaacaaattcaaataaaccGGTGCTAactcaacaattaaaattaaatatatcgAATGTTGATGTCTCCCAGTcttcttcaaattcttcatctTTGTCTTCCTCTCCAACTGTTCAAGTTGTGCCAACTCAGCTATTAGCAAATCAACTTTCACAACCATATACAATTAGTTCATCACAAGTTCCTAATATTCAACCACAactccaacaacaacagccaCAATCACAAAAACAAACTCAATCACTACCATCATCACCTATGTCATCACTAACTCCAAATATTCAGCAAGTCCAACAAAAAATACAACAATCAGTACAAACATCTCCTACAACTACACCaagtaaatcaaataaaagtaaatgtCAACCAAAAAATGCACAACAAACAATTGGGCAAATaccatatatatataatggatcttcttcttcttcttcttcttctcaatattcatcctcttcttcaaataatgaagaagaagatatggaagagaaattaaaaaatagatcaattgttaaagatagaattcaacaaaagatgagaaatcaattaaatctttcATTTGCTGATACATCCAAAGAAACATTTGATCAAGTATTATCAATTCCcactccaccaccaccaacaacaccaagaTCAAAAAATACTCAACCAACCACACCACgttcaacaaattcatcaaGTCCTTTAACATTACCAACTAAAACACCACCACAAACTCCAAGATCAACAAAAAATCAATCTTCACCACCACAAAGACAAAAAACACCTCCACCAATACATAATTTACAActttattatcaacaacaacaagaaaaacaacaacaagaaaaacaacaacaacaattaaaacaagaacaattaaaacaagaggaattaaaacaagaacaattaaaacaagaacaattaaaattaaaacaattaaaacaagaggaattaaaacaagaacaattaaaacaagaacaaataaaattagaacaattaaaacaagaacaattaaaacaagaacaattaaaacaagaacaattaaaaaaagaacaattaaaacaagaacaaataaaacaagaacaattaaaattagaacaaataaaacaagaacaattaaaattagaacaattaaaacaagaggaattaaaacaagaacaattaaaacaggaacaattaaaacaacaacaaataaaacaacaacaggaGAAAtcaatacaacaacaacaactccTTGAACAACAACTCcttgaacaacaacaacatcaacaacaacaacaacaacatcaacaactccttgaacaacaacaacaacaacatcaacaacaacaacatcaacaatatcaacaacaacaacaacatcaacaacaacaacatcaacaaaaacaaaacccAAATcgttttcaaaataataactatCAAGCTACAGAAGATACAACATCTCAACCATACTGGCCAACATCTTCAAATCAAAACTACCAATATTCTGAACAATATGATTCACAATATTGCAATGATGTATGTTGTGAAGGATCacataccaataataataataataatcatgataataattataatgataataattataatgccaataataatattaataattatagcaataataattataataattatagcaataataataataataattataataataataataataataataataataataataactatggcaataataattatagcaataataataataataataataactataataataataattataatgactataataataataactataataataactataataataataataataataattataataataattataataataataataataataataataataatagtaattacaataataattcaagGTATCACCCATATTCAGAGCCACGTATATCTCAACACTCATCACCATCATATcgtcaacatcaacaaccatatatttatcaacattctcgaaattaattttttagataaaattaaaaagatgaaataaaaataaaaattttaaaaaaataaatatatagatAAATGAAATAACTAAAATTCAATTACTGGGAATGTGATAACTGGAAATTTTGACTGAAAATCCACACAATTTATTTTCGTTAATttggaaagaaaaaaaaataaataaataaataaataaaataaaaaataaagaataaaatgttaaattcattttatttgaatttaaatttagtacaaataattttttttttttaaataatatatttatttatttatatttttcttttaattttattttacaattttctaaacatttttttttttttttaataattcaaacactaacacaattattattattatttgaattatttttattaattatatcatgattttttatattataattatattatcgGTAATAAAATTTGAGAGTGATTGTATTGCACTTAAGTTCTGatggttttgatttttgattttttttgaatttgatgaataAGGGTGGAAAAGATtacattgttgttgttgtttttttgaaattaatttattattatttttatgatttacattctttttatagtctaaataattataataaaattctttattttggTCAATACCAAATGTACTAAAAATACCTTGTAATTTGGCAGGTGGTTGTTTACttttattacaaataaaacttagagccatttttaattttacttcattcatttcattaaaatttgaatttaattgttccatattattgttattttatttatttatttattttttttttttcttaaatttagtttgaagattttttttttttttgatatttttttatttttgttttattggtacatatatttatttttttatgattggaatgataaatattgtttctttttttttttatttttttttttttttagaattattaaaaaaaaaaaaaaaataaaaaaaaaaaaaatacaaaaataaaaaaaaaaaaaccattattaaattaaaaaaaaaaaaaattataataaaggtaatattttttgaatcgCAGAGATTTCAATCACATCAGCTAGTATTTCAttggacaaaaaaaaaaaaaaaaaatttgaaaatattaatttttaatggtTTGCAGGTTTGAAcacaattctttttttttttttattttattttttgtgctaatgaaaaaaagaataaaaaaataaaaaaaaaaaatcaaatcaaaaattattaaaaaaaataaaaatagattaaaaCACCTGCCCACCATAAaaaccattttattttttttttttttggcgcctattttt
This region of Dictyostelium discoideum AX4 chromosome 3 chromosome, whole genome shotgun sequence genomic DNA includes:
- the sqpA gene encoding hypothetical protein (glutamine-asparagine rich protein), with amino-acid sequence MDILSLLNNDNENDSFDFPYIKNNNNNNKNNNKNDNNNNNNNNKNDCDEIYNNIINNNNNKNGEYEHETNSNKPVLTQQLKLNISNVDVSQSSSNSSSLSSSPTVQVVPTQLLANQLSQPYTISSSQVPNIQPQLQQQQPQSQKQTQSLPSSPMSSLTPNIQQVQQKIQQSVQTSPTTTPSKSNKSKCQPKNAQQTIGQIPYIYNGSSSSSSSSQYSSSSSNNEEEDMEEKLKNRSIVKDRIQQKMRNQLNLSFADTSKETFDQVLSIPTPPPPTTPRSKNTQPTTPRSTNSSSPLTLPTKTPPQTPRSTKNQSSPPQRQKTPPPIHNLQLYYQQQQEKQQQEKQQQQLKQEQLKQEELKQEQLKQEQLKLKQLKQEELKQEQLKQEQIKLEQLKQEQLKQEQLKQEQLKKEQLKQEQIKQEQLKLEQIKQEQLKLEQLKQEELKQEQLKQEQLKQQQIKQQQEKSIQQQQLLEQQLLEQQQHQQQQQQHQQLLEQQQQQHQQQQHQQYQQQQQHQQQQHQQKQNPNRFQNNNYQATEDTTSQPYWPTSSNQNYQYSEQYDSQYCNDVCCEGSHTNNNNNNHDNNYNDNNYNANNNINNYSNNNYNNYSNNNNNNYNNNNNNNNNNNNYGNNNYSNNNNNNNNYNNNNYNDYNNNNYNNNYNNNNNNNYNNNYNNNNNNNNNNSNYNNNSRYHPYSEPRISQHSSPSYRQHQQPYIYQHSRN
- a CDS encoding DUF250 family protein, with amino-acid sequence MKLKPNDIYIPLNSIQFKIHHNDINIKYDTEEDNNNNNNNNNNNRYIDDNEKMKISEDESIFKSINNDNKNQQNDNIINSFNRGSNSFLFNIINFYKSPRFLSGGAVLLYVMTTYDFSASNFLLFNQMVVTIVILHILKHFNILKINTNFEKETIKKLMPLSFCYIINVLLGLDSLKQLNIPMYSALKRLVAVVILVMEYFILKKVSPPKIIASVVVMVIGAVVAGITDLSFNSLGYSLVLLSCIFQASYLIYVKKVASNMSTYDMLYYNSVLSLPITIFLMIVNQEIEYFQTFEHLYDSSFQAYFILSIFLGFFLNFCIFFCTSVNSPLTTSVTGQVKNIASTIIGAMVFNDIIIHPINILGLIINIIGSIWYSFLKLTSK